Part of the Penicillium digitatum chromosome 4, complete sequence genome is shown below.
CGCGGCTTTGCCTACTGAGAACGAAGATGGACATTTTCAAAGACCACTTCCTATTCTTCAGCGGAGGGCGGATGCAGCAGCTGCGAGTGATGGGGTTGACTttccttttgtttttgaATGTACCCTGCATCCGGAGAAGATTGATGTGCATGATCACTCAATTGTGCTGGGTACTGTTGTCCGGGCGATCGAGGGCTCTGGGTCTGTTTCGGCGCAGGGGCTGGACGGCAAAGCCTTGGGTGAGCATTCGCCCGAGCGGCTATGTTTAGCATATGCAAATACCAAATTTTGGAGGATGGGAGGTGAACTTTGAGCTGGGACAGTTGTCTGGCATATCTGGTTTCATCTGAGCCCCGAAGGAAAAGTGCTTCGTTGTGTCTTCTGACAAAGCATTGTATATATTATTTCTTGGGAAATGTGGCGTTCGGGCTGTATATAGACCCTTGACTAGACATATAGTATCACAGCTAATTCTGATGGTCTTTGCATTGTATGATCTTTAGTAAAGTTGaaaaaatgaagatgagaAATGCTTTCATGATATTGATGCGTCTACGCTttttgtgtgtgtgtgtgtgtgtgtgtgtgtgagagagagagagagagtatACAAGAACCGAATATAGAACACGTTTGTGTTTCGGTGTTGGGAACAGAACTGCCATATATCTCACTTCGATCGAATCCATAGAATTGCCATCTCTTCGCGAGATGCATGCCACACCACCACAATGacccaagaaaccaggagTCATCACAGTGCAGGCCGacgagagagagagagtcaCTAGCACAAGGCGGGGAATCCAACCGGACGGAACCAAAGCACGGACACACAAAACTTGAGGCCACTTCTCGGAAGACAAACATGGAATTGAGATCGAGCACGAACTTGAAAGCGCGGCTAGGGTTGAGACCGCGGAAGCAAGCGCCGAGAGACCTAGTCTCGCGATGAACGCGGACTGCCACTCCCACTGCCATTACCGCCACTACCACTACCAGTGCCACTACCTCGACTTACGGCTCGCTGGAAAGGGCTCAAAACCGGACGGCCACCTTGATGCAGGAAACCATTCCCATCGGACCCAGGGCGAGACTTGGTCTCACCAAGCAGTTCGGCTAGGTCAAGTTGGAGAGGTGGCAAGCGGTTCGTGTCCAAGAAGTCAGAGCCGTATTGGCTGCTGCGAGTGGAGCGGTTGGAGAACGAACGGTCTCGGTTGTTGATGCCTGACCCGAAGTATGAGTCCACGTTGCCGGCGGGCGAGCTTGGAAACTGTGGGAGGAAGGGAAGGTCTTGCGATGGGCTTGTTGGATTTGACAGCATTTCATAGACTGGAGAAGACGAAATCTGTAGTGGACTAGACCTCGCAGGAGGAAAGCTGAGAGCCCCCAACAGAGATCGAGCGCTAGGTGCAGTGGTCGTAGATGCGTTGAACGACAGACCACTGGTCTCTAGTAGAAGATTTGTGCCTGGCAAGTTGCCTTCGGGGGTGAGAGGACCAGACTCCAGAAGCATTTGCTGCTGTTGTTGCTGAATAGACTGCTCAATTGCAGATGCCTGCTGCCAGAGTTGACTCGTGCGCAGCTGGAAATCCTGCACAGATTGGCTGATGCTCCCGAACTGCTCATGGAAATTGGTCTCCATCTTTGACTGGTCCTGCTCTCTGGCAAATTGCTCGGCAGCCCGACGTTCTCTCTCGTTCAACCCTTGTGCGTTGGCCGAGATGATACGCTCATACTGCTCGTTCACCCGGGTGCGGCGACCCTGGAGACGCTCGCGCTTCTGGATAGCTTGTGTCAATTCCAACTCCAGTGCCGCCACCTGCTGAGCTGCAGCTGTCCGAGCAGCAGTGACCTCTTCCTTGGTCGCATTGAAAAGCTCTACCTCACGATCGAAATCCGCTTTGTGCGCCGACCACTCTTCCATTTCCTCCTTCGGAACACTTTCCATGGTGTCGAGTTGTATCTCTAGTGCTGCAGTAGCCTCTTCAGTTTGCCGAATGTTTCGTTCTAGTTGAAGCGAGCGCTGCTTTTGGCGATTCTCATCGCTACCGCTGTGGAGGCGAGTATTGAAGTTCTCGAGTTCTTTCCGGATTTTCGAAATGACAGCTTTGTGGTCGTTCTTCGTCTTTTTCAGGCGGTTGCGCTTCTCATTCAATTTGGATTCTGCATTGCTAATAGAGTTCTTGAGCGTTGTTGTGGGGGATGATGGACGGTAGGTCGGCTGCGGTGGTGTCGATACCGTGGAAACGACTGTTCAAGCAATGAGcttattgaaaaaaaaaaccaattTGAAAAAAACCCCATCATTCAACATGAACTTACCTTGCTCTGTGTCAGTCGTTGCGGGCGTCTTGACACTCATGACACAAATTTCCTCGTCGGTATCGCTTCGTACAAAAGCACATGTGTAGGCGCAGTTGGGAGCAAGCCCAGCGATCTCGCCCCGCCATTGGACGACACTCGGTCCCTTGGCATCTGAAACCCTGCATATCGAAGCGGTAGCCCAGAGCGCACCATTGACGCAGACGTAGAACGGTTCCATGTCTCCACCCAAACGGCCGGCTTCAAAGGAACCCGACACAGGGGGGTCATCGGTAAATTCCCCCGCGGCGAATTTGATCGAAGAGCTATCCATATCCGTAATCCATATTAACCCGTCGTCGAGAGATACACCCTGCAGATCCTCCTCCGTCATTGTGAGATTGCGGGCTGTTTTAGAGGCAGCTCGCGAATGCTCATATTCTCTCATCACCGTGACCTTTGTACTGGCAAGTGCAGCCCAGAACGGCTGTCGGCTCCGAACTTGATTCGCTTGCCGTCTGCGTTTCTTGGCTGATGTGAAGCGATCCTTTCCATCTTTCAACTGACCATCAGGTCCCACGAAAGAAGACGAAACACTGGCAGCGGATTCCAGAGCCGAATCAACTTGTCCTTGTGACCCCGCAGAAGCCTCCGTATCGCCCCGCTTGCCGGTCCGTAACGGTGTCGGCGACCGATTCTTGGCCATCGAACGTCGTGCCATGGCGGTTCCAGCTTGTGCAAGGATGTGCACTGCGAGAAGGCTGCGGAGCCAGCTCGGAGACGTTTGTGCTTCGGAGCGTCGGAACTCGGCGGGTAGCAGGTGGGAATACTGGGAAAGGAGATCGGGGCTGAGTAGTTTAGCAGAGACAAGATGACCCAAGACAAATTCCTGAATGCCTTTACTGCGAACAAGATGAAGAAACAGAACAATTCCGACACAGAGAGCATTGACCCCGCCGTTCTTCCCAGAACCCCCGCCACCCAAGGTGATAGCAACTTGGACATGAGCGAGATCGATGGCAAAGTTTTGCGCCCAAGTCCACATGAGGAGGCCCCAGAGCAGTATGCAAAACCCATCCATCGCAATCATCGTCCCCAGAGATGGCGTCCCAGCCGGACCCTGAAAAATATCGAAGTTCGACGACAAAGAACCAGCCGCGGCGCCACTCGGAGGCATGAAAGTTAAGGAGGCGAACAAGAACTGCACCAGAGTCAAGACCATTGGTGGAAGCTGTagcaaaaaaatcaagatgGCGATGGTGTCGTACATGGGACACGATTTGAGGATAGTGGATGCGAGCTGGAGCGGATTGATCGAGGCATTGGATCCGGATCGTTTCGAGGTTCCATTGCGAGAGGCATGACCTGCTATGCCACCATTCTGGGCGACATCACCGTTTCCCTGCGCAGCTGCCATTTCTCCACCCTTGCTGTGTCCATTCAACATCCCACGCACATTGCCATCTGCCTTCGTGCTATCCCCTCCTTTGCCGGCGCTTGTCGGAGATGTCACAGTCGTATCGCTAGTCGATCGTACAGCAGATAAATCGAAGTGAGCAGACGCGTCCGGACCGGTAGCAGAGCCGTTGCCCGAGTGGCCGTTGAGATGGCCGCTTGACTTTTGCTTGGTTACTTTCTTGCCGGGACCGACGAGGCCATTCTCCTGCCGATTGCTCTGGTTCTTCCTAGATGCAGCGGAGCGTGTCATGGACGAGGGAGCCCGAAACCCAGGTCCGAGTCAGCTTGGCGGGATGAAGCCAAGGACTGGGACCAGGAAAAAGGCGAAAACGGACTAAAATTGGATGTGATTGGTGAAGGAAATAGTATAGCGTAGTTAGTATTGCAGTGAGGATGTAAAAGAAAAAGGCAGTAAATGTATaaggaaaatgaaaaaaataaaaaaaaagagagaaaggcAAGAGACGACGCTCTACGTGGAAACGTGAAGGGGAAAAAGTGCCCAGGTGGAATTGTATGAAGACGAAAGAAACAGAATTGGTATTGGTATTGTCATTTAGTGTCGATCACGGGCGCCTTTTGGGTAGGCGGTACTAAGCTTCAATACCATCTGCCACTATTTTATTTTGGTACTGTGTACTCTGTACGGAGAGTACggagagtacggagtacttacggagtacttggaGCAGATGGCAAAATTCAGTTGAAAAGCTCCTGGTTATCAATCTTGGCTTCTTTTGTCGATCTGGAGTTTCTGCATGGAAAATCACATCCAGCACGACGCATTCCCTGCCAAGCTTTCTTACTCTGAACACCTCCGTATCTTACGATACAAAAGGGCTGATTGACAGGTCACGCCTAGCTACAACCGCTGCAGTTGCCAAGTTATGCAGCGCGGATACCTACACATTGACCAATCCGAAGTGTGTCTGCGTTTGATCCAGGAAGGTTTTCAGTACCGAGTGATCTCCGTTGCCTCAGTGCCAAGGGGTTGACTAGGGCTGATAAGCTAGTAACTATGGAATACAACCTACAACGTACTGATCAACTTGGAAGCCGGGTTCGATCACCAACCGGCATTTGCTGTCAAAATAACTAACTGGATTGACGATCGTCCGTTTCTTGACCCGTCTGCTGCGGGGTCATCCTTGCGCCGGACTTATGATCTGTGTTGCGAATCCTTGGATCAGGTAGGGTGACCACTCATTAGGGGGGGGGCTAGTTTGTAGATCAATGCGCCTCTAGGCCATAGACACGCAATCCTGAGCATTGGGGGATAGGAGTGAGGAGTTAGTATGGGGGAAATGAAGCTTGTGTATCTCAACTTGTAATAACAAGGTTGGCCACATTCTCCCTGGGATCATCACATGCTCGGCCATCTCGTGCATCTTCCTGAAAGGCTCCGCACGGGTTCTACTGTTCTAGTACGAGCATAGGTCTAGATCCTTTTTACAAATGACGTTTTGAGGATAGATCGAGATTGAGTGATCCAAACATTCGATTACCTCTCTAACGAGGTTCTTCTTTCGCAGAAAATAGATGTCAAATTGCCGTGCTCCGTACAGCTTTTGCCAATTCTGGTCCTCCCCCTCCTGTCCGATACCCGGGGCTTGGCAGCCCTGGAGAGGGTTTGTAGATCAGCCACAAACGCAGTGAAGATCGGCCGGACGGGCTTGGTGATGACTTGGGCTATTTATGTGTATATGCGGTGAGCCCTACAATGGTAGCACCTTATGTTATTTAACCCCCTCGATCATTGCCTTGGCCCTCTAAACATGTGGGTTTCTAATCCAGAGTTCTGAAGAAAAGGGCAATTCTGGAAAATTACACACTTCCACTAGCGTGTCCACTTAGTCTCTTTTAGAACCGGATTTTGCTTGGGTCCGATAAACTTCAAGTTTTTAAAGGTCGATCCCTTCGCTTTTCCTACTAGCTCCAGTTCTCGCCTCCTGAGGCAGTGTCTCGGTAATAAACGAAATCTCGGCTAACCGGTGAACGTATCTCGATCTCGATCGCACCATGTATTTACTCCCACGAATGTCAGCTTCGAGCCCTTCATAGTCCCATCATCCATCGAATCGTCTGTTCAAGGCAAATCTTTTTTTAGAGTTTACTTGGGCCGCATGTAGTTAGtgtatactccgtatatcAGTTGGCCCTGAACAACCAGGAACCTAAACATATAGGTGAGAGCGAATGTATCAACTCCATAGGTACGCACATGGATACTGTCTACAGATGTGAATAGTGTACGAAATACACATCGGAAATAAGGCTGACATGCCCAAATTTCACTTTGTGAAACGGGCCTTCTTTTTCATACGGTAGTGACTAGAGAAATCTTAAGACACAAAAGGCATACATTAAATCCGTAAGAAAATCCGTAAGAAAAGAACAAGGGATGGATCTTAATTTTCACAATGAATGAAAACGTTGTATGCCCCGAGGCTCACATTCCATCCCCCGTTGAAATCACATTTGTTTTTCCTGATTTTGGCCAGTACGAGGATCAGATTATTATACCCCGCTTGGAACCACATAAAAACCTAGCTATGTACTGACCTAGCTACATGGGACTATGTAAACCCGTTGTCACCAAAGTCTCCAATACGACGAGACCCATCGTCAATCTATGTCTGAAGAGACTCTTCGGGGCACGTTATTGCCAACCGCTCCCTTCTACAAAGCCTTTCATGTTCCTCCTGCATGTTCATCACTAACAGAAAGAGGCCAATATTGGCCCCAAGAGTACGTCCACGATCAACTTTTCACATCCCGAAGCAACGATAGCGCCGGGGTGGTATGCGTCTTACAGGCAGCAACACAAGGCTTGACTCCATAATTGTCGACAAGTGAAGGAACATCTGGACCGAGAACATATGTGCAATTATATCATTGTCATGCGTGTATGATCGCGCTGCCGTTTCATAGCAAGTCTCTCCCTAGAACACGATGCTGCAAAGGGAATGTCTGAGGGTGGGGGTGATTTGAAGTCTCAATTCAAAATGTACAGGAGTGATGCCATGTAGTGATTTGAGTGCAAGATAGCCCATGCTGCTGACCTGGACACTCCAGAGCTCCTTCTGCGCCACACGAGGTATTTTGTATCCTGCCCAGATGCCCGCCCTCCTAGTACAGGTAATCAATCGGGACAACTCTGACAACATACGTTTCTCTGTAGGTAAAAACAGCCTTTCTGCCCAAGCCAGATAgtaccttccaaggttcatCCTCGCCTCGATCGGTCTTCCCGCTTCCTTTTCCCTCATTTAACAGTTTGAACCAATCGATGTTTCCTTTTCCGTCTTCCTCTCTCTTATCACGACAAGTAGTTCGGTCAATCACACAGTTCGGAGTACCATAAGGACAATCGGATCCAAGATGATTGTAAAAGAGGGTCCAACTCGGGACCTTCATTAAAACAAGGGGTTCTTATTTTTCTTCTCATGGGATCTAGGCATAGCTAGTCTACAAGCTTCGTAGCAGGAACGAGAAGCAAGCCATTCTTGAGCTCCCTAGCACCTGTGGAAAGAATATTCTAAACGTTGTAATTCCAAGGGATACAATTAATAAAAGATGCCCAGCTAGGACTCAGGTGGTATGTCTCAAAAAACTACTTTAGAGAATATAGGTTCGTGCCGAAGAGACTGATCTCCGCTTCGGCCTGGTGAAGAATTCCGGCTAGATGGTAATTATCGGCATTGACTAAGACATTGTATAATTTTCAGAAAAGCCAGTGTATCTGTTTTGGGGATAAGCTTGAGGACAAATTAATCTCGTCTTGATCCAAAGAGATGATGGTTTTTTCAAGGAGTTCCCAGACGCTGCCAATCAGACACGACCCAAGTGTGGTCATTCTTGAAGCAGTTCAATGAGTTTACTGTGATATATGGAAGCTCCAAAAGCTTGACTAGGTGTGGTAATCATTCTGTGGACCGTATGGTGGAACTTGCTAGCTTGTGCTCTCGGAGGATCGAGAAGAATTTTTCAAGACAAGTACATAAAGAAAGGGTCGGGGGCAAGCATGTCTCAATAATCCGAAATCCATCTAATTCAAGTCAAAAAAGATCATTTGAGTGATCATTAAAGATGGAAAGAATCGGGACTGTGTGATCTTATTAGGATTAAAAAAATTATCAGCACAATATAACACCCCCAGGACTGCAAAGGTGAGCACCACATTAGTCATCTTGTGTTTCGCGGGCACCTCTAGGGGTGCCCACCTCGGAAGGTTGCAATCAATCGAGAGAATTCTGGAAAGATAATACCAAATTCTCAATTCCTCGCAGTTCAATCCCCATTCTGAAGAGCTGAGGGGCCAACTCATTAAATGACAAATCTCAAGTCCACGTTTCTCTCACGAGAACCCCTGGTATATATGTTCCTAGTCTGACTATACTCTCAGCTACTTATAGCCCCAAGACTTGCCAGGATGCCAAATGGAAACGACTAGTCAAAACTAGTTACATCGATCCCAATGGAATCAAGAGAGACTGGG
Proteins encoded:
- a CDS encoding Ubiquitination network signaling protein, putative, yielding MTRSAASRKNQSNRQENGLVGPGKKVTKQKSSGHLNGHSGNGSATGPDASAHFDLSAVRSTSDTTVTSPTSAGKGGDSTKADGNVRGMLNGHSKGGEMAAAQGNGDVAQNGGIAGHASRNGTSKRSGSNASINPLQLASTILKSCPMYDTIAILIFLLQLPPMVLTLVQFLFASLTFMPPSGAAAGSLSSNFDIFQGPAGTPSLGTMIAMDGFCILLWGLLMWTWAQNFAIDLAHVQVAITLGGGGSGKNGGVNALCVGIVLFLHLVRSKGIQEFVLGHLVSAKLLSPDLLSQYSHLLPAEFRRSEAQTSPSWLRSLLAVHILAQAGTAMARRSMAKNRSPTPLRTGKRGDTEASAGSQGQVDSALESAASVSSSFVGPDGQLKDGKDRFTSAKKRRRQANQVRSRQPFWAALASTKVTVMREYEHSRAASKTARNLTMTEEDLQGVSLDDGLIWITDMDSSSIKFAAGEFTDDPPVSGSFEAGRLGGDMEPFYVCVNGALWATASICRVSDAKGPSVVQWRGEIAGLAPNCAYTCAFVRSDTDEEICVMSVKTPATTDTEQVVSTVSTPPQPTYRPSSPTTTLKNSISNAESKLNEKRNRLKKTKNDHKAVISKIRKELENFNTRLHSGSDENRQKQRSLQLERNIRQTEEATAALEIQLDTMESVPKEEMEEWSAHKADFDREVELFNATKEEVTAARTAAAQQVAALELELTQAIQKRERLQGRRTRVNEQYERIISANAQGLNERERRAAEQFAREQDQSKMETNFHEQFGSISQSVQDFQLRTSQLWQQASAIEQSIQQQQQQMLLESGPLTPEGNLPGTNLLLETSGLSFNASTTTAPSARSLLGALSFPPARSSPLQISSSPVYEMLSNPTSPSQDLPFLPQFPSSPAGNVDSYFGSGINNRDRSFSNRSTRSSQYGSDFLDTNRLPPLQLDLAELLGETKSRPGSDGNGFLHQGGRPVLSPFQRAVSRRLLPRSQP